The following proteins are encoded in a genomic region of Fusarium oxysporum f. sp. lycopersici 4287 chromosome 1, whole genome shotgun sequence:
- a CDS encoding oxidoreductase, whose protein sequence is MNKFSPILRTLARQPLQRQAFPRPTTRYVPVAIRAFHCTPSQHNAALGQPHLLPEFSLKDKTVVVSGGARGLGLVQIEALIEAGATVHAVDRLPSPVEDPKSNFSRVSDRARELGTSLHYHQVDVRDVPDLNRIFEDIANGAGRLDGLIAAAGINHETPAIDYSMEETERMMSINFTGAFMTAQAAARQMIRLKQPGSIVMIASMSATIANKGMLAPVYNPSKAAVVQLARNLAMEWGEHGIRVNTLSPGYILTQMLQNLFNDYPGRRERWPKENMLGRLSTPEEYRGAAVFLLSDASSFMTGADLRMDGGHAAW, encoded by the exons ATGAACAAGTTCTCTCCCATCCTTCGAACACTGGCTCGTCAGCCTCTCCAGAGACAAGCTTTTCCTCGCCCAACAACGAGATATGTCCCAGTGGCTATTCGTGCCTTTCACTGCactccttctcaacacaATGCGGCACTGGGTCAGCCTCATCTTCTACCAGAGTTCAGCCTCAAAGACAAAACCGTTGTCGTGTCGGGAGGCGCGAGAGGTTTAGGTCTTGTTCAGATTGAAGCTCTTATTGAAGCCGGAGCTACTG TCCACGCCGTTGATAGACTGCCCTCGCCAGTTGAGGATCCAAAGTCCAACTTCTCACGAGTCTCAGACCGAGCGCGTGAACTTGGTACCTCACTTCATTACCATCAAGTCGATGTAAGAGATGTCCCAGATCTCAATCGCATCTTCGAAGATATCGCCAATGGCGCAGGTCGTCTAGATGGTCTCATCGCTGCTGCGGGTATCAACCACGAAACACCAGCAATTGACTACTCGATGGAAGAAACCGAACGAATGATGAGCATCAACTTCACCGGGGCTTTCATGACTGCCCAAGCAGCTGCTCGTCAGATGATTCGTCTTAAACAACCTGGTAGTATTGTCATGATTGCCAGTATGAGCGCAaccatcgccaacaaggGCATGCTCGCGCC CGTTTATAACCCCTCCAAAGCTGCAGTCGTACAGCTTGCCCGTAATCTTGCAATGGAATGGGGAGAACACGGCATCCGCGTCAATACCCTCTCTCCTGGCTACATTCTAACCCAGATGCTTCAAAATCTCTTCAACGACTATCCTGGTCGTCGTGAGAGGTGGCCCAAAGAGAACATGCTCGGCCGTCTAAGCACCCCAGAAGAGTATCGCGGTGCTGCTGTCTTTCTTTTGAGTGATGCGAGTAGCTTCATGACGGGTGCTGACCTTCGCATGGATGGTGGCCATGCTGCGTGGTAG